From one Staphylococcus kloosii genomic stretch:
- a CDS encoding M20/M25/M40 family metallo-hydrolase — translation MVNNDRLLATFLELVQIDSETGNEATIQPILKRKFEQLNLQVEEDDAGKYDYLGANNLICTLPSSEGYENSDKIYFTSHMDTVAPGIGVKPTVAEDGYIYSDGTTVLGADDKAGLAAILETIQVINEQNLPHGQMQFVITVGEESGLEGAKVLNSSLLDADYGYAVDASSPVGTTVIGAPTQMKLSATIYGKKAHASTPDMGVSAINIAAKAISEMSLGRIDDETTANIGRFEGGSATNVVADEVTLQAEARSHSEDKINQQVAHMKQVFENTAESYGCTASVTIKESYKGFKVDAEAKVAKIAALSASQLNLDPQTKVGGGGSDASIINTYGIPSVILGVGYENIHSKNERMEIKSLQLLTQQLLKIVELTH, via the coding sequence ATGGTAAATAACGATAGATTATTAGCAACATTTTTAGAGTTAGTGCAAATTGATTCCGAAACAGGGAATGAAGCTACAATACAGCCAATCTTAAAGAGAAAATTTGAACAATTAAATCTTCAAGTAGAAGAGGACGATGCTGGTAAATATGATTATTTAGGTGCTAATAATTTGATATGTACCTTACCAAGTTCAGAAGGTTATGAAAATAGTGATAAAATCTATTTTACTAGCCATATGGATACAGTAGCACCGGGCATAGGTGTCAAACCAACAGTAGCTGAGGATGGCTATATTTATTCAGATGGCACTACGGTATTAGGCGCCGATGATAAAGCAGGATTAGCCGCAATATTAGAAACAATACAAGTTATAAATGAGCAAAATTTACCGCATGGACAGATGCAATTCGTCATAACTGTTGGTGAAGAGTCTGGTTTAGAAGGTGCAAAAGTTTTAAACTCATCTTTATTAGATGCCGACTACGGTTATGCTGTAGACGCAAGTTCTCCAGTAGGAACAACAGTTATTGGAGCACCTACGCAAATGAAATTATCTGCAACAATTTACGGCAAAAAAGCACATGCAAGTACACCAGATATGGGTGTAAGTGCCATAAATATTGCAGCTAAAGCAATTAGCGAAATGTCATTGGGACGCATTGACGATGAGACTACTGCAAATATTGGCCGTTTTGAAGGCGGTTCAGCGACAAATGTCGTAGCTGATGAGGTAACGCTACAAGCAGAAGCACGTTCACATTCTGAAGATAAAATTAATCAACAAGTCGCTCATATGAAACAAGTTTTTGAAAACACAGCAGAATCATATGGTTGTACTGCGTCTGTAACTATTAAAGAAAGCTATAAAGGCTTTAAAGTTGATGCTGAGGCTAAAGTTGCAAAAATTGCAGCTCTTAGTGCTAGTCAACTAAACCTAGACCCACAAACCAAAGTTGGTGGCGGAGGTTCTGATGCTAGTATTATTAATACTTATGGCATTCCTTCCGTAATATTAGGCGTAGGTTATGAAAATATTCATAGTAAAAATGAAAGAATGGAAATCAAGTCATTACAACTATTAACACAACAATTATTAAAGATAGTCGAATTAACGCATTAA
- the brxB gene encoding bacilliredoxin BrxB, with amino-acid sequence MDLNFDLYMNDVVDQARNEMIEAGYEQLTSAEEVDEVLQQDGTTLVMVNSVCGCAGGMARPAATHSLHYDKLPDRLVTVFAGQDKEATQRAREYFEGYAPSSPSFALMKDGKITQMIERHQIEGHDVMDVITQLQNLFEEYCEER; translated from the coding sequence ATGGATTTAAATTTTGATTTATATATGAATGATGTTGTGGATCAAGCAAGAAATGAAATGATAGAAGCTGGTTATGAACAACTAACTAGTGCTGAAGAAGTTGACGAAGTATTACAACAAGATGGAACAACTTTAGTAATGGTTAACTCAGTATGTGGTTGTGCGGGCGGTATGGCTAGACCAGCTGCAACACACAGTTTACATTATGATAAATTACCAGATAGACTTGTAACTGTTTTTGCAGGACAAGATAAAGAAGCCACACAAAGAGCTAGAGAATATTTTGAAGGTTACGCACCATCAAGTCCATCATTTGCACTAATGAAAGATGGCAAAATAACTCAAATGATCGAACGTCATCAAATCGAAGGACATGACGTTATGGATGTCATCACTCAATTACAAAATTTATTCGAAGAATATTGTGAAGAACGATAG
- a CDS encoding aromatic acid exporter family protein, whose protein sequence is MLSLNPYRIGFRTIKTAIGMALGIIIAKLLGLDNFASSAILVVLCIKHTKVHSLQAIVSRFVSCTLILILGSIIFSLLGQHAIVLGIIVLFFIPLTVVFKVQEGIVTSCVILLHVFNAPTIDFHLFINEIELLIVGLGIAFLMNLIMPSLDKNLKAYKKNIEDSFTKIFICFSDKCDDLQHPLDIHFSEIQLTIEKAKSLAFRDVKNHFGRNENSYYHYFDMREQQLDLIHRIEIMLENVEFKDELLTKLAQLFKEVAENVNSNDYTALRLHSLYEIRLQLDNLELPDSYASLKTRASLIQLLNELESYLQIKSDFGSLKTYSEAAS, encoded by the coding sequence ATGTTGAGTTTAAATCCATACAGAATAGGATTTAGAACGATTAAAACAGCAATTGGCATGGCACTAGGTATAATTATCGCTAAACTATTAGGTCTTGATAATTTTGCTTCTAGTGCCATTTTGGTAGTGCTTTGTATTAAACATACTAAAGTACATTCTTTACAAGCGATTGTCTCACGTTTTGTAAGCTGTACTTTAATTTTAATCTTAGGGTCTATTATCTTTAGTTTATTAGGACAACATGCCATCGTCCTAGGCATAATCGTTTTATTTTTTATACCGTTAACCGTGGTCTTTAAAGTACAAGAAGGTATAGTAACAAGTTGTGTTATTTTACTTCATGTCTTTAATGCACCAACAATAGATTTCCATTTGTTTATTAATGAAATTGAATTACTTATTGTTGGATTAGGCATTGCATTCTTAATGAATTTAATCATGCCAAGTCTTGACAAAAATTTAAAAGCATATAAGAAAAACATAGAAGATAGTTTCACAAAAATATTTATTTGTTTTAGTGACAAATGTGATGATTTGCAACACCCACTCGATATACATTTTTCAGAAATTCAATTAACGATTGAAAAGGCAAAATCGTTAGCATTTAGAGATGTTAAAAATCATTTTGGACGTAATGAAAATTCATACTATCATTACTTTGACATGCGTGAACAACAATTAGATTTAATTCATAGAATAGAAATCATGTTAGAAAACGTTGAATTTAAAGATGAGTTACTGACAAAACTTGCTCAATTATTTAAAGAAGTTGCTGAAAATGTGAATAGTAATGATTATACAGCGCTTAGATTACATTCATTATATGAAATCAGACTACAACTTGATAATTTAGAGTTACCGGATTCTTACGCATCACTCAAAACACGCGCAAGTCTTATACAGTTGTTAAATGAATTAGAAAGTTATTTACAAATTAAATCCGATTTTGGATCATTAAAAACATATAGCGAAGCAGCTTCTTAA
- a CDS encoding thiamine pyrophosphate-dependent dehydrogenase E1 component subunit alpha: protein MFDYKSVGLNEDDLKAMFKWMDLGRKLDERLWLLNRAGKIPFVISCQGQEAAQIGMAFAMREGDISAPYYRDLALVTYLGMTPLDTMLSAFGKRDDINSGGKQMPAHFSNKKLGILSQSSPVGTQVLQGVGAALSLKMDKKQNIAMCTLGEGTSNQGDFHEGLNFAGVHKLPFICVIENNKYAISVPDSLQYGAEKLSDRAIGYGIHGEHVDGNDPIAMYKVMKEARDRALNGDGSTLIEAMCTRMTAHSSDDDDSGYRPQEEREGLKSEDCNVKFKSFLLSENIIDDEWLAQIEQEHKEIVNQATKEAEKAPYPSPEETYNYVYEEGSFLNG from the coding sequence ATGTTTGATTATAAATCAGTGGGTCTTAATGAAGACGACTTAAAAGCAATGTTTAAGTGGATGGATTTAGGACGTAAACTGGATGAACGTTTATGGTTGTTAAATAGAGCGGGTAAAATTCCGTTTGTGATTAGCTGTCAGGGACAAGAGGCAGCGCAAATTGGTATGGCATTTGCTATGCGCGAGGGCGATATTTCAGCTCCTTATTATAGAGATTTAGCTTTAGTGACATATTTAGGTATGACGCCATTAGACACTATGCTATCTGCGTTTGGTAAAAGAGACGATATAAATTCTGGTGGTAAACAAATGCCTGCTCACTTTAGTAATAAAAAATTAGGTATTTTATCTCAAAGTTCACCAGTGGGAACTCAAGTACTTCAAGGCGTCGGTGCGGCGCTATCTTTAAAAATGGATAAAAAGCAAAATATTGCAATGTGTACATTAGGTGAAGGCACTTCAAACCAAGGTGATTTTCATGAAGGCTTAAACTTTGCTGGAGTACATAAATTACCTTTTATTTGTGTGATTGAAAACAACAAATATGCAATTTCCGTTCCAGATAGTTTACAATATGGTGCTGAAAAATTATCCGATAGAGCTATTGGTTATGGTATACACGGCGAACACGTAGACGGTAATGACCCAATTGCTATGTATAAAGTAATGAAAGAGGCACGTGATAGAGCGTTAAATGGTGACGGTTCTACACTAATTGAAGCGATGTGCACACGTATGACTGCCCATTCATCAGATGATGACGATAGTGGTTACCGTCCGCAAGAAGAACGTGAAGGACTAAAATCAGAAGATTGTAACGTCAAATTCAAGTCATTTTTATTATCTGAAAATATAATTGATGATGAATGGTTGGCTCAAATTGAACAAGAACATAAAGAAATCGTTAACCAAGCAACTAAAGAAGCAGAAAAAGCACCTTATCCATCACCAGAAGAAACTTATAACTATGTTTACGAAGAAGGGAGCTTTTTAAATGGCTAA
- a CDS encoding alpha-ketoacid dehydrogenase subunit beta, with protein MAKLTYLDAIHNALDQSMEKDKDVFILGEDVGKKGGVFGVTLGLQQKYGIERVIDTPLAESNIVGTAVGAAMLGKRPIAEIQFAEYILPATNQIMSEAAKVRYRSNNDWDCPITIRAPFGGGIHGALYHSQSVESIFASTPGLTIVIPSSPYDAKGLLLASIESNDPVLYFEHKKAYRLLKEEVPESYYTVPIGKADVKRKGDDITVFSYGLCVNYCIQAADMLAEDGINVEVVDLRTVYPLDKETIIDRAKQTGKVLLVTEDNLEGSVMSEVAAIIAENCLFDLDAPIMRLAGPDVPSMPFAPTMEDEFMINPDKIQTKMRELAEF; from the coding sequence ATGGCTAAGTTAACTTATTTAGATGCGATTCACAATGCTTTAGATCAATCTATGGAAAAAGATAAAGATGTTTTTATTCTTGGTGAAGACGTAGGTAAAAAAGGCGGCGTTTTTGGCGTAACTTTAGGTTTACAACAAAAATACGGCATCGAACGTGTTATTGACACGCCATTAGCCGAATCAAATATCGTTGGTACAGCTGTCGGTGCAGCTATGTTAGGAAAAAGACCTATTGCAGAAATTCAATTTGCTGAATATATTTTACCTGCAACTAACCAAATTATGAGTGAAGCTGCCAAAGTTAGATATAGATCAAACAACGATTGGGATTGTCCAATTACAATTAGAGCTCCTTTTGGTGGCGGCATACATGGTGCCTTATACCATTCACAAAGTGTAGAAAGCATTTTTGCTTCAACACCAGGATTAACGATAGTCATTCCATCGTCACCTTATGATGCTAAAGGCTTATTATTGGCTTCAATTGAATCTAATGATCCGGTATTATATTTTGAACATAAAAAGGCTTATCGTTTATTAAAAGAAGAAGTTCCTGAATCATATTACACTGTGCCTATTGGTAAAGCAGATGTTAAGCGTAAAGGCGACGATATTACAGTATTTTCATATGGTTTATGTGTTAATTACTGTATTCAAGCAGCAGACATGTTAGCCGAAGATGGTATAAATGTAGAAGTTGTAGATTTAAGAACAGTTTATCCACTAGATAAAGAAACAATTATTGATCGTGCTAAACAAACAGGTAAAGTACTATTAGTGACTGAAGACAATTTAGAAGGAAGTGTAATGTCTGAAGTTGCTGCTATTATTGCAGAAAATTGCCTGTTCGATTTAGACGCGCCAATTATGCGTCTTGCAGGTCCAGATGTTCCATCAATGCCATTTGCACCAACAATGGAAGATGAGTTTATGATTAATCCTGACAAGATTCAAACAAAAATGCGTGAGCTTGCAGAATTCTAA
- the ahrC gene encoding transcriptional regulator AhrC/ArgR: MAKKSVRHIKIREIISNEKIETQDELVKRLNDYELNVTQATVSRDIKELQLIKVPTPTGQYVYSLPNDRKYHPLEKLGRYLMDSFVNIDGTENLLVLKTLPGNAQSIGAILDQIAWEEVLGTICGDDTCLIICRDADASENIKTRIFNLL, from the coding sequence ATGGCAAAAAAATCAGTAAGGCATATAAAAATAAGAGAAATAATCTCAAATGAAAAGATAGAAACACAAGATGAATTAGTAAAGCGTCTAAATGACTATGAACTAAATGTTACGCAAGCAACTGTTTCTCGTGACATTAAAGAACTACAGTTAATTAAAGTACCTACACCGACAGGCCAATATGTTTATAGTCTTCCAAACGATAGAAAATATCATCCTTTAGAAAAATTAGGCCGTTATTTAATGGATTCCTTTGTAAATATAGATGGTACTGAAAACTTACTTGTCCTTAAAACTTTACCTGGTAATGCGCAATCCATCGGTGCAATTTTAGATCAAATAGCATGGGAAGAAGTTTTAGGCACTATATGTGGCGATGATACTTGTCTAATTATATGTCGTGATGCTGATGCAAGCGAAAATATCAAAACTAGAATCTTTAACTTATTATAG
- a CDS encoding dihydrolipoamide acetyltransferase family protein translates to MEIKMPKLGESVHEGTIEQWLVSVGDTVEEYDPICEVITDKVTAEVPSSYTGTIKEITVNEGETVSVGEIICHMDVEGESSDNTSEEVSSNEQPQNDTKQFTENSLDNKQDENAPKNNGRYSPVVFKLASENEINLSQVVGTGFEGRVTKKDIEKAIKEGTAKESSHYVNAKTPPVNTPTTIGTQEPGSSIPVNGVRKQIAQNMVNSVNEIPHAWMMIEADATNLVKTRNHHKDSFKNKEGYNLTFFAFFVKAVAESLKAYPLLNSSWQNDEIVIHKDVNISIAVADEDKLYVPVIKNADEKSIKGIAREINDLAQKARYKKLRSEDMQGGTFTVNNTGTFGSVSSMGIINHPQAAILQIESIVKKPVVIDDMIAIRNMVNLCLSIDHRILDGLQAGRFMNYVKTRIEQYAIETTSIF, encoded by the coding sequence ATGGAAATAAAAATGCCTAAATTAGGTGAAAGTGTCCATGAGGGAACAATAGAACAATGGCTAGTATCTGTCGGCGATACAGTTGAAGAATACGATCCAATTTGTGAAGTCATCACAGATAAAGTAACTGCTGAAGTACCTTCTTCATATACAGGTACCATTAAAGAAATTACTGTTAACGAAGGTGAAACAGTTTCTGTTGGTGAAATTATTTGTCATATGGATGTTGAAGGCGAATCTAGTGATAACACTAGTGAAGAAGTTAGTAGCAATGAACAACCACAAAATGATACTAAACAATTTACCGAAAATAGTCTAGATAATAAACAAGATGAAAACGCGCCTAAAAACAATGGTCGTTATTCACCGGTAGTCTTTAAATTGGCATCTGAAAATGAAATTAACTTATCACAAGTTGTCGGTACAGGCTTTGAAGGTCGTGTTACGAAAAAAGACATCGAAAAAGCAATTAAAGAAGGTACAGCAAAAGAATCTTCTCACTATGTTAATGCAAAAACACCACCAGTTAACACACCAACAACAATAGGCACTCAAGAACCTGGTTCATCTATACCGGTAAATGGTGTTAGAAAACAAATTGCACAAAATATGGTAAATAGTGTAAATGAAATACCACATGCGTGGATGATGATTGAAGCAGATGCAACAAATCTTGTTAAAACACGAAATCATCATAAAGATAGCTTTAAAAATAAAGAAGGCTATAACTTAACGTTCTTTGCTTTCTTTGTGAAAGCAGTGGCAGAATCACTTAAAGCTTATCCATTACTTAATAGTAGTTGGCAAAATGATGAAATAGTAATTCATAAAGATGTAAATATCTCCATCGCCGTCGCTGATGAAGATAAACTTTACGTTCCAGTCATTAAAAATGCTGATGAAAAATCTATTAAAGGTATCGCACGTGAAATTAACGACTTAGCACAAAAAGCACGTTATAAAAAATTGCGTTCTGAAGATATGCAAGGCGGTACATTTACTGTTAACAATACAGGTACGTTTGGCTCTGTTTCATCAATGGGTATTATCAACCACCCACAAGCGGCTATTTTACAAATAGAATCTATTGTAAAAAAACCAGTTGTAATAGATGATATGATTGCTATTCGTAATATGGTTAATTTATGTTTATCTATCGACCACCGTATTTTAGATGGCTTACAAGCTGGAAGATTTATGAATTATGTAAAAACACGCATTGAACAATATGCAATTGAAACTACGAGTATTTTTTAA
- the recN gene encoding DNA repair protein RecN: MLQTLSIKQFAIIDELEINFSDGLTVLSGETGAGKSIIIDAIGQLIGIRASSDFVRHGEKKAIIEGIFDIDNSKEAITILEDLSIDTTEDFLIVKREIFSTGKSMCRINNQIVTLQDLRKVMQELLDIHGQHETQTLLKQKYHLQLLDNYAEGRYENLLSDYTQTYQAYKTKKKELQDLENADQALLQRLDLLKFQNDELKEANLDESESEQLEQDIKRIQNSENLSLALNNAHITLTDEHAITDRLYDLSNQLSAIDEILPGKYAELKENVDQFYYTLDDAKHQLYDELTNTEFDEQYLNELESRMNLLNNLKRKYGKDIPELIKYQEKIEHEINKIENYEESTSQLRKDIEALYNDVIAIGKKLSTERRKEAQTLRDHIVEEIQNLQMKDANLEISFKPLDEPNNEGIEFVEFLISPNKGEPLKSLNKIASGGELSRIMLALKTIFVKSRGQTAILFDEVDSGVSGQAAQKMAEKMKDIAQHIQVICISHLPQVASMSDHHLLISKASNDDRTTTKVKELLDDERIDEIARMISGASVTDITRQNAKEMLEQNSN; encoded by the coding sequence ATGTTACAGACCTTATCAATTAAGCAGTTTGCAATAATTGACGAACTTGAAATTAATTTTAGTGATGGCTTGACAGTGCTTAGTGGTGAAACTGGCGCAGGTAAATCGATCATAATTGATGCGATAGGTCAACTTATTGGAATAAGAGCATCTTCAGATTTTGTAAGACATGGTGAAAAAAAAGCAATTATAGAAGGAATATTTGATATAGATAATAGTAAAGAAGCAATTACAATTCTTGAAGACTTATCAATTGATACCACGGAAGACTTTCTCATCGTTAAACGTGAGATATTTAGCACTGGAAAGAGTATGTGTCGTATCAACAACCAAATTGTGACGCTACAAGATTTAAGAAAAGTAATGCAAGAATTGTTAGATATTCATGGCCAACACGAAACACAAACACTTCTAAAACAAAAATATCATTTACAATTATTAGATAACTATGCTGAGGGTCGTTATGAAAATTTATTATCTGACTACACGCAAACATATCAAGCATATAAAACTAAGAAAAAAGAATTACAAGATTTAGAAAATGCCGACCAAGCATTACTTCAACGTTTGGATTTGCTTAAATTCCAAAATGACGAGCTGAAAGAAGCGAATTTAGATGAAAGTGAATCTGAGCAACTTGAGCAAGACATTAAACGAATTCAAAATTCAGAGAACCTAAGTCTCGCATTAAATAATGCACATATTACATTAACAGACGAACATGCTATAACTGATAGACTGTATGACTTAAGTAATCAATTAAGTGCCATAGACGAAATCTTGCCAGGCAAATACGCTGAATTAAAAGAAAATGTTGATCAATTTTATTACACGCTAGATGATGCTAAGCATCAGTTATATGATGAATTAACAAATACAGAATTTGATGAACAGTATTTAAATGAATTAGAATCTAGAATGAATTTATTAAACAATTTAAAACGTAAATATGGCAAAGATATTCCTGAACTTATTAAATATCAAGAAAAGATAGAACATGAGATTAATAAAATCGAAAATTATGAAGAAAGTACTTCACAACTACGTAAAGATATTGAAGCTTTATATAATGACGTCATTGCTATTGGTAAAAAACTTTCTACAGAAAGACGCAAAGAAGCACAAACTTTACGAGACCATATTGTAGAAGAAATTCAAAATTTACAAATGAAAGATGCCAATTTGGAAATTTCTTTCAAACCTTTAGATGAACCTAATAATGAAGGTATAGAATTTGTTGAATTTCTTATTAGTCCAAATAAAGGTGAACCTCTTAAAAGCTTGAATAAAATTGCTTCTGGTGGTGAACTTTCAAGAATTATGTTGGCTCTGAAAACTATTTTTGTTAAATCACGAGGACAAACTGCAATTTTATTTGATGAAGTAGATTCAGGTGTGTCAGGTCAAGCAGCACAAAAAATGGCTGAGAAAATGAAAGATATTGCTCAACATATTCAAGTTATTTGTATTTCTCATTTACCTCAAGTCGCATCGATGAGTGATCATCATTTATTAATTAGCAAAGCATCAAATGATGACCGCACAACTACAAAAGTAAAAGAGCTTTTAGATGATGAGCGTATCGATGAAATTGCACGAATGATTTCAGGTGCTAGCGTAACAGATATTACGAGACAAAATGCCAAAGAAATGTTAGAACAAAATAGTAATTAA
- the lpdA gene encoding dihydrolipoyl dehydrogenase — protein MSEEKYDLVILGGGTAGYVSAIRASQLGKKVALVENNLLGGTCLHKGCIPTKALLKSAEVMDTVKRSSEFGIDVDNFKLNFKNIQQRKNDIVNQMHNGVNHLMDHNKIDVFNGTGRILGPSIFSPQSGTISVEYEDGESDLIPNSNVLICTGSEPISLPFLPFDHNTILSSSDILALEQLPNTLAIIGGGVIGLEFASLMNDFGVEVSVIEAGERILPTESKNIANTLKSELTNKGVKFYENTQLTEEKVTVDNESVTFNLEDSQLTVDKVLVSIGRKPRTEDIGLNNTKIKTTDKGHIIVNEYQQTDDKHIYAAGDCIGKLQLAHVGSKEGMIAVEHMSDQQPLPLDYNKMPRCVYTQPEVASIGLNIDEAKQQGYKARAFKVSFKAIGKAVIEDTNNQNGFCEIVIDQNEESVLGLNMIGPHVTELINEVSLLQFMDGSTLELGLTTHAHPSLSEVLMELGLKVENRSIHV, from the coding sequence ATGTCAGAAGAAAAATATGATTTAGTGATTTTAGGAGGCGGAACAGCGGGCTATGTTTCAGCTATTCGCGCATCACAACTTGGTAAAAAAGTTGCCTTAGTCGAAAATAATTTGCTAGGAGGCACTTGTTTACATAAAGGATGTATTCCTACTAAAGCATTACTAAAATCTGCAGAAGTGATGGATACAGTTAAACGCTCAAGTGAATTTGGGATAGATGTTGATAATTTCAAACTTAATTTCAAAAATATTCAACAACGTAAAAACGATATCGTTAATCAAATGCATAATGGTGTAAATCACTTAATGGATCATAACAAAATCGATGTATTTAATGGCACTGGACGAATATTAGGTCCATCTATATTTTCTCCTCAAAGCGGTACAATATCGGTCGAGTATGAGGATGGCGAGTCAGATTTAATTCCTAATTCAAATGTACTTATTTGCACAGGGTCTGAACCTATCTCATTACCATTTTTACCATTTGATCACAATACAATCTTATCTAGTAGTGACATTTTAGCATTAGAACAATTACCTAATACTTTAGCTATTATCGGCGGTGGCGTAATAGGTTTAGAATTTGCATCGCTAATGAATGACTTCGGTGTTGAAGTTAGCGTTATAGAAGCTGGCGAACGCATTTTACCGACCGAAAGTAAAAATATAGCCAATACTTTAAAATCCGAATTAACAAATAAAGGCGTTAAATTTTATGAAAACACGCAATTAACAGAAGAAAAGGTTACAGTTGATAACGAGTCAGTGACATTCAATTTAGAAGATTCACAACTCACAGTGGATAAAGTACTTGTTTCTATAGGACGAAAACCTAGAACTGAAGATATTGGATTAAATAACACTAAAATAAAAACAACTGATAAAGGACACATTATTGTTAATGAATATCAACAAACTGATGATAAACACATATATGCAGCTGGGGATTGTATAGGAAAATTACAATTAGCTCATGTAGGTTCAAAAGAAGGTATGATTGCCGTTGAACATATGTCTGATCAACAGCCATTACCGTTAGACTATAATAAAATGCCACGTTGTGTTTATACGCAACCCGAAGTTGCTTCTATAGGCTTAAATATTGATGAGGCAAAGCAACAAGGATACAAAGCTAGAGCATTTAAAGTGTCATTTAAAGCTATTGGTAAAGCAGTAATCGAAGATACAAATAACCAAAATGGTTTTTGTGAAATCGTGATTGATCAAAATGAAGAAAGTGTTTTAGGACTAAATATGATTGGACCGCATGTTACAGAATTGATTAATGAAGTATCGTTACTACAATTTATGGATGGTTCCACACTTGAACTTGGTTTAACTACTCATGCGCATCCGTCATTATCTGAAGTATTAATGGAATTAGGTCTTAAAGTAGAAAATAGATCAATTCACGTATAA
- the prli42 gene encoding stressosome-associated protein Prli42 encodes MSNKVLKTIIIVMLVAVVIALILSSLAPIMG; translated from the coding sequence TTGAGTAATAAAGTGTTAAAAACAATTATTATTGTCATGTTAGTTGCCGTAGTTATTGCATTGATTTTATCAAGTCTTGCACCAATTATGGGATAA